One segment of Sinorhizobium sp. BG8 DNA contains the following:
- a CDS encoding acyl-CoA thioesterase: MPDSTRPVGELTLRTLAMPADANAAGDIFGGWVMSQMDLASGIRAAERAGGRVVTAGVKEMAFKLPVKIGDTLSVYTHIDRVGRTSITLLVEAWVQRYLTGKPEKVTAATFVMVALDKEGHPTPVPAD, translated from the coding sequence ATGCCCGATTCCACCCGTCCCGTCGGCGAACTGACGCTGAGAACCCTCGCCATGCCGGCCGATGCCAATGCGGCCGGCGACATCTTCGGCGGCTGGGTCATGTCGCAGATGGACCTCGCCTCCGGTATCCGCGCGGCCGAGCGCGCCGGCGGACGTGTCGTTACGGCGGGCGTCAAGGAAATGGCCTTCAAGCTGCCAGTGAAGATCGGCGACACGCTCAGCGTCTACACGCACATAGACAGGGTCGGCCGCACCTCGATCACGCTCCTCGTCGAAGCCTGGGTCCAACGCTATCTCACCGGAAAGCCCGAAAAGGTAACAGCCGCGACTTTCGTGATGGTCGCCCTCGACAAGGAAGGTCACCCAACCCCCGTCCCGGCGGACTGA
- a CDS encoding DMT family protein, whose protein sequence is MLSSLSSAAIRPIIMLCLSNIFMTFAWYGHLKFKSAPLYVVVLASWGIAFFEYCLAVPANRIGHEFYSAAQLKTIQEVITLLVFAGFSVFWLKESLTWNHLIGFALIAAGAAFVFKA, encoded by the coding sequence ATGCTTTCCAGCCTCAGCTCCGCCGCAATCAGGCCCATCATCATGCTGTGCCTGTCCAACATCTTCATGACCTTCGCCTGGTACGGGCATCTGAAATTCAAGTCGGCGCCGCTCTACGTGGTGGTACTGGCGAGCTGGGGCATCGCCTTCTTCGAGTATTGCCTCGCCGTGCCGGCCAACCGGATCGGCCACGAGTTCTATTCGGCGGCCCAGCTGAAGACCATCCAGGAGGTCATCACGCTGCTGGTCTTCGCAGGCTTCTCGGTGTTCTGGCTCAAAGAAAGCCTGACCTGGAACCACCTCATCGGCTTCGCGCTGATCGCGGCCGGTGCCGCGTTCGTGTTCAAGGCCTGA